One window of Erwinia aphidicola genomic DNA carries:
- a CDS encoding type 1 glutamine amidotransferase domain-containing protein — protein MRILMVLTSHDKLGDSGKKTGFWLEEFAAPYYVFFDAHINVVLASPAGGQPPLDPVSDAPDAQTPDTERFRQDPIAQQALANTQQLKNIDPGHYDAVFYPGGHGPLWDLAEDEASIALIETLFANGKPVAAVCHAPGVLRHARKPDGTPLVAGKRVTGFTNSEEHAVGLTNMVPFLVEDELKKLGGQFEHTDNWGVYVLTDGHLVTGQNPASSAAAAEELLKLLHQ, from the coding sequence GTGAGGATCCTGATGGTATTAACCTCCCACGATAAGCTGGGCGATAGCGGTAAAAAGACCGGCTTCTGGCTGGAGGAGTTTGCCGCGCCGTACTATGTCTTTTTTGACGCCCATATCAATGTGGTGCTGGCTTCTCCCGCCGGGGGGCAGCCGCCGCTCGACCCGGTCAGCGACGCCCCGGATGCACAAACTCCCGATACCGAACGCTTCCGCCAGGACCCCATTGCTCAGCAGGCGCTGGCCAATACGCAGCAGCTGAAAAATATCGATCCCGGCCATTACGATGCGGTGTTCTACCCCGGGGGCCACGGCCCGCTGTGGGACTTAGCGGAAGATGAAGCCAGTATTGCTTTAATCGAAACGCTGTTCGCCAACGGTAAACCGGTTGCCGCCGTCTGCCACGCGCCGGGCGTGCTGCGCCACGCCAGGAAACCGGACGGTACGCCGCTGGTGGCGGGCAAACGGGTGACCGGCTTTACCAACAGCGAGGAGCATGCCGTTGGGCTGACGAATATGGTACCTTTTTTGGTTGAGGACGAGCTGAAAAAGCTTGGCGGCCAGTTTGAACACACGGATAACTGGGGTGTTTATGTCCTGACCGACGGCCACCTGGTCACCGGACAAAACCCGGCCTCCTCCGCTGCTGCGGCCGAAGAGCTGCTGAAGTTGTTACATCAATAA
- a CDS encoding kinase inhibitor has translation MKLLSHDFNDGDKLPERQVLNAMGYQGDNLSPHLKWDDVPAGTKSFVITCYDPDAPTGSGWWHWVVANLPAGVRELPQGAGSGKAELPAGAVQTRTDFGSAGYGGAAPPKGESHRYIFTVHAIDVETLEVDENASGAMVGFNVHFHSLGSASITAIYS, from the coding sequence ATGAAGCTTTTGAGTCACGATTTTAACGACGGCGATAAGCTGCCGGAGCGCCAGGTATTGAATGCGATGGGCTATCAGGGTGATAACCTGTCGCCGCACCTGAAGTGGGATGACGTGCCTGCCGGCACCAAAAGTTTTGTTATCACCTGTTATGACCCCGATGCCCCCACCGGCTCCGGCTGGTGGCACTGGGTGGTGGCGAACCTGCCAGCCGGGGTGCGCGAGCTTCCGCAGGGCGCCGGTTCCGGCAAAGCGGAGCTGCCAGCCGGCGCGGTGCAGACGCGCACCGATTTCGGCAGCGCAGGTTACGGCGGCGCGGCACCGCCGAAAGGCGAATCGCACCGTTATATCTTTACCGTGCATGCCATTGATGTAGAGACGCTGGAAGTGGATGAGAACGCCAGTGGCGCTATGGTCGGTTTCAACGTGCATTTCCATTCGCTGGGCAGCGCTTCCATTACGGCGATCTATTCGTAG
- a CDS encoding AcrZ family multidrug efflux pump-associated protein — protein MLELLKGLAVAIIMVPIVMAIILGLIWGLGEVFNVISKIGHRSEHPAKKDRIVQ, from the coding sequence ATGCTGGAATTACTGAAAGGCCTGGCCGTAGCAATTATTATGGTGCCAATCGTGATGGCAATTATTCTCGGCCTGATCTGGGGACTGGGTGAAGTCTTCAACGTGATCTCGAAAATCGGTCACCGCAGCGAGCATCCCGCGAAGAAAGACCGCATCGTTCAGTAA
- the bioB gene encoding biotin synthase BioB has product MAHRWTISQAQALFEKPFLELMFEAQQVHRQHFDPRQVQVSTLLSIKTGACPEDCKYCPQSARYKTGLESERLMEVEEVLISARKAKAAGSGRFCMGAAWKNPHERDMPYLEKMVQGVKAMGLETCMTLGSLSEQQAQRLADAGLDFYNHNLDTSPEFYGSIITTRSYQERLDTLGKVRDAGIKVCSGGIVGLGETVSDRAGLLVQLANLPTPPESVPINMLVKVKGTPLADNDDVDPFDFVRTIAVARIMMPGSHVRLSAGREQMSEQTQAMCFMAGANSIFYGCKLLTTPNPEEDKDLLLFRKLGLNPQHTETHRGDNEQQQALAAQLMTADNDLFYNAAR; this is encoded by the coding sequence ATGGCACATCGTTGGACTATTTCTCAGGCGCAGGCGCTGTTTGAAAAACCCTTTCTCGAACTGATGTTTGAGGCGCAGCAGGTACACCGCCAGCATTTCGACCCGCGCCAGGTGCAGGTCAGTACGCTGCTGTCGATCAAAACCGGCGCCTGTCCGGAGGACTGCAAATACTGTCCGCAGAGCGCGCGCTACAAAACCGGGCTGGAGTCCGAGCGCCTGATGGAAGTGGAGGAGGTGCTGATCTCGGCGCGCAAGGCCAAGGCCGCCGGCTCCGGCCGTTTCTGCATGGGGGCGGCGTGGAAAAATCCGCACGAGCGCGATATGCCGTATCTGGAAAAGATGGTGCAGGGCGTGAAAGCGATGGGGCTGGAAACCTGCATGACGCTGGGGTCGCTGAGCGAGCAGCAGGCGCAGCGCCTGGCCGATGCCGGGCTGGATTTCTATAACCATAACCTTGACACCTCGCCGGAATTTTACGGCAGCATTATCACCACGCGCAGCTACCAGGAGCGCCTGGATACGCTGGGCAAGGTGCGCGATGCCGGGATTAAAGTCTGCTCCGGCGGCATTGTCGGATTGGGCGAAACGGTCAGCGACCGCGCCGGGCTACTGGTACAGCTGGCGAACCTGCCCACCCCGCCGGAGAGCGTGCCGATCAACATGCTGGTCAAGGTGAAAGGTACGCCGCTGGCGGATAACGATGACGTCGATCCGTTTGATTTTGTGCGGACCATCGCGGTGGCGCGCATCATGATGCCTGGCTCCCATGTGCGGCTCTCCGCCGGGCGTGAGCAGATGAGCGAACAGACTCAGGCGATGTGCTTTATGGCCGGCGCCAACTCGATCTTCTACGGCTGTAAGCTGCTCACCACGCCGAACCCGGAGGAGGACAAAGATCTGCTGCTGTTCCGCAAGCTGGGTCTCAACCCGCAGCATACGGAGACCCACCGCGGCGATAACGAACAGCAGCAGGCGCTGGCGGCGCAGCTGATGACGGCCGATAACGACCTGTTTTACAACGCGGCACGATAA
- the pgl gene encoding 6-phosphogluconolactonase: MKQVVYTASPESHQIHAWQLHDDGALTLLQVVDAPGQVQPMVVSPDKAFLYVGVRPDFRVVAYQIDAEGKLKEAGHAPLPGSPTHISTDRNGRFIFVGSYNDACVSVSPIAADGLPGAPLEVVKGLEGCHSANIDLGNNTLFVPALKQDRICLFTLGEDGKLTARPQAEVSTTKGAGPRHMVFHPNQRYAYCVNELDSSVDVWDISASEVQKVQSLDMMPEGFSDTRWAADIHITPDGRHLYSCDRTASMITVFSISADGAALTIEGYQPTETQPRGFNIDRSGQYLVAAGQKSHHIEVYKITSDRGLLQPLARYAVGQGPMWVVIHSLA; the protein is encoded by the coding sequence ATGAAACAAGTTGTTTATACCGCCAGCCCGGAAAGCCATCAGATCCACGCCTGGCAGTTGCATGATGACGGCGCACTGACGCTGCTGCAGGTGGTTGATGCACCGGGCCAGGTTCAGCCAATGGTGGTCAGCCCGGACAAAGCGTTTCTGTATGTGGGCGTGCGCCCGGATTTCCGCGTGGTGGCCTATCAGATTGATGCCGAAGGTAAGCTGAAAGAAGCCGGCCATGCGCCGCTGCCTGGCAGCCCGACGCATATTTCTACCGACCGTAACGGGCGCTTTATTTTCGTGGGTTCCTATAACGATGCCTGCGTCAGCGTCAGCCCGATTGCTGCCGATGGCCTGCCGGGTGCGCCGCTGGAGGTGGTGAAAGGGCTGGAAGGCTGCCACTCTGCCAATATCGATCTCGGTAACAACACGCTGTTTGTTCCGGCGCTGAAGCAGGACCGCATCTGCCTGTTTACGCTGGGTGAAGACGGCAAGCTGACGGCACGCCCGCAGGCGGAAGTCAGCACCACCAAAGGTGCCGGTCCGCGCCATATGGTGTTCCACCCGAACCAGCGTTACGCCTACTGCGTCAACGAACTGGACAGCAGCGTCGACGTCTGGGACATCAGCGCCAGCGAAGTGCAGAAGGTGCAGAGCCTGGATATGATGCCGGAAGGCTTCAGCGACACGCGCTGGGCGGCAGATATTCATATCACCCCGGATGGTCGCCATCTGTACAGCTGTGACCGTACCGCCAGCATGATTACCGTGTTCAGCATCAGCGCCGACGGCGCGGCGTTAACGATTGAAGGCTATCAGCCAACCGAAACCCAGCCACGCGGTTTTAATATCGATCGCAGCGGCCAGTATCTGGTGGCGGCAGGGCAGAAGTCGCATCATATTGAGGTGTACAAAATCACTTCCGATCGTGGCCTGCTGCAGCCGCTGGCGCGCTACGCAGTTGGTCAGGGCCCGATGTGGGTGGTGATTCACTCACTGGCTTAA
- the modC gene encoding molybdenum ABC transporter ATP-binding protein ModC: MLELDFSQQQGDHTLTINASVPAHGVTAIFGVSGAGKTSLINAIGGLTKPQRGTIALNGRLLSDAENGVWLPPEKRRIGYVFQDARLFPHYRVRGNLEYGMAKSMRAQFDSLVRLLGIEALLDRYPWSLSGGEKQRVAIGRALLSAPEILLMDEPLASLDLPRKRELLAWLQTLARQVETPILYVSHSLDELLHLADNVMVLDKGEVKAFGPLERVWASSAMRPWLPRSDQSSILRVMVLEQHPHYQMTALSLGDQHIWVNRVDAPQGTPLRIRIQSADVSLILKPPVNSSIRNVIPAKVAELLEIDHQIEVKLLVGQSELWARITPWARDELMIKPNMWLYAQIKSVSITT, translated from the coding sequence ATGTTAGAACTCGATTTCAGCCAGCAGCAGGGCGACCACACCCTGACGATTAACGCCAGCGTGCCCGCTCATGGCGTAACCGCCATTTTTGGCGTCTCCGGCGCCGGAAAAACCTCGTTAATTAACGCCATTGGTGGCCTGACCAAACCGCAACGCGGCACCATCGCCCTCAACGGGCGCCTGCTGAGCGATGCGGAAAACGGCGTCTGGCTGCCGCCGGAAAAACGGCGTATCGGCTATGTGTTCCAGGATGCGCGTCTGTTCCCGCACTACCGGGTGCGCGGCAATCTGGAATATGGCATGGCGAAGTCGATGCGCGCGCAGTTCGATTCGCTGGTGCGGCTGCTGGGTATTGAAGCGCTGCTGGATCGCTATCCGTGGTCGCTGTCCGGCGGCGAAAAACAGCGCGTGGCGATCGGCCGTGCGCTGCTGAGCGCGCCGGAAATCCTGCTGATGGATGAACCGCTGGCCTCGCTGGATCTGCCGCGCAAGCGCGAGCTGCTGGCCTGGCTGCAGACGTTGGCACGCCAGGTGGAAACGCCGATCCTTTACGTCAGCCACAGCCTCGACGAACTGCTGCATCTGGCGGATAACGTGATGGTGCTGGATAAAGGTGAGGTGAAAGCCTTTGGCCCGCTGGAGCGCGTCTGGGCCAGCAGCGCGATGCGCCCGTGGCTGCCAAGAAGCGATCAGAGCAGTATCCTGCGCGTGATGGTGCTGGAACAGCATCCTCACTACCAGATGACCGCGCTGTCGCTGGGCGATCAGCATATCTGGGTGAACCGGGTGGATGCCCCGCAGGGTACGCCGCTGCGTATTCGCATTCAGTCGGCGGATGTTTCGCTGATATTAAAACCCCCGGTCAACAGCAGCATTCGCAATGTGATCCCGGCGAAAGTGGCAGAACTGCTGGAGATTGACCATCAGATCGAAGTCAAGCTGCTGGTGGGGCAGAGCGAGCTGTGGGCGCGCATCACGCCCTGGGCGCGCGATGAACTGATGATTAAGCCCAATATGTGGCTATATGCGCAGATCAAAAGCGTGTCGATCACCACCTGA
- a CDS encoding pyridoxal phosphatase: MSYRIIALDLDGTLLTPTKTILPESLAALKKAQQAGIKILIVTGRHHVAIHPFYQALALDTPAICCNGTYLYDYQTKTVLESDPLPQEQALRVVEMLDDAGIHGLLYVDNAMLYQTETGHVTRTINWGLSLPEHQRPTFLQVDSLADAARSAESIWKFALSHADTDALQQFAQKVEAEMGLACEWSWHDQVDIAKAGNSKGKRLAQWVAANGYQMSEVIAFGDNYNDLSMLETVGLGVAMGNADDAIKARAKRVIGTNLESGIADTLYREVL; encoded by the coding sequence ATGAGCTATCGCATCATCGCCCTCGATCTGGACGGCACGCTGTTAACCCCGACGAAAACCATTCTGCCAGAATCGCTTGCCGCGCTGAAAAAAGCGCAGCAGGCGGGAATAAAAATCCTGATCGTGACCGGTCGCCATCACGTTGCCATCCACCCTTTTTATCAGGCACTGGCGCTCGATACACCTGCAATCTGCTGTAATGGCACTTATTTGTATGATTATCAGACTAAAACGGTGCTCGAGAGCGATCCGCTGCCGCAGGAGCAGGCGCTGCGCGTCGTGGAGATGCTGGACGACGCGGGCATCCACGGCCTGCTGTATGTCGATAATGCCATGCTGTATCAGACTGAAACCGGCCACGTGACGCGCACCATTAACTGGGGACTGTCGCTGCCGGAACACCAGCGCCCGACATTCTTACAGGTTGACAGCCTGGCCGACGCGGCACGCAGTGCTGAATCGATTTGGAAATTTGCCCTGTCCCATGCAGACACCGACGCGCTGCAGCAGTTCGCGCAAAAAGTTGAAGCTGAAATGGGGCTGGCCTGCGAGTGGTCCTGGCATGACCAGGTGGATATTGCCAAAGCGGGCAACAGCAAAGGCAAGCGCCTGGCGCAGTGGGTAGCCGCGAACGGCTACCAGATGAGCGAGGTGATTGCGTTCGGCGATAACTATAACGATCTCAGCATGCTGGAGACCGTTGGCTTAGGCGTGGCGATGGGCAATGCGGACGATGCCATCAAAGCGCGGGCGAAACGCGTCATTGGCACCAACCTCGAGAGCGGGATTGCCGATACCCTTTACCGCGAAGTGCTGTAA
- the modE gene encoding molybdenum-dependent transcriptional regulator, whose product MQAEIALILKRQQRLFADPRRIELLRQVKESGSISQGAKLAGISYKSAWDAINEMNQLAERTLVERATGGKGGGGAQVTAWGERLLDLYALLEQIQQRAFDVLQEDPAPGSLLAAIARFSLQTSARNQFFGTIISRDNQPVQQHVSVQLADGVTRVQVALTAQSAERLRLTSGKEVLVLIKAPWVEVSRQRVEADNQLSGTVREIEQGETHSEVLIALSGGETLCATVDNQHIAQQKLQPGAAVTAYFNADRAIIATLL is encoded by the coding sequence ATGCAGGCTGAAATTGCCCTGATACTGAAACGACAGCAGCGGCTGTTCGCCGACCCGCGCCGTATTGAACTGCTGCGCCAGGTGAAAGAGAGCGGATCGATCAGTCAGGGCGCGAAGCTGGCGGGCATCAGCTACAAAAGCGCCTGGGATGCCATCAATGAGATGAACCAGCTGGCAGAGCGCACGCTGGTCGAGCGCGCCACCGGCGGGAAAGGCGGCGGCGGCGCGCAGGTGACCGCCTGGGGAGAGCGCCTGCTGGATTTGTACGCCCTGCTTGAGCAGATCCAGCAGAGAGCATTTGATGTATTGCAGGAGGATCCCGCGCCCGGCAGTCTGTTAGCCGCGATTGCGCGCTTTTCCCTGCAGACCAGCGCGCGCAACCAGTTCTTTGGCACCATCATCAGCCGCGACAATCAGCCGGTGCAGCAGCACGTCAGCGTGCAGCTGGCCGATGGCGTCACCCGGGTGCAGGTCGCGCTGACCGCTCAGAGCGCCGAGCGCCTGAGGCTTACGAGCGGTAAAGAGGTGCTGGTGCTGATTAAGGCGCCGTGGGTTGAGGTGTCCCGCCAGCGCGTCGAGGCGGACAACCAGCTCTCCGGCACCGTGCGCGAGATTGAACAGGGTGAGACGCACAGCGAAGTCCTCATCGCGCTGAGCGGCGGTGAAACCCTGTGCGCCACCGTGGACAATCAGCATATTGCCCAGCAAAAACTGCAGCCGGGCGCGGCGGTGACAGCATATTTTAATGCCGATCGCGCCATCATCGCGACGCTGCTCTGA
- the modB gene encoding molybdate ABC transporter permease subunit, with product MFLSEPEWQAVALSLKVSVVAVACSLPFGILLAWILVRRQFPGKTLLDSVIHLPLVLPPVVVGYLLLLGFGRRGFLGEYLYDWFGFSFAFSWRGAALASAVIAFPLMVRAIRLALEAVDSRLEQAARTLGAGRWRVFFTITLPLTLPGIIVGTVLAFARSLGEFGATITFVSNIPGETRTLPSAMYTLIETPGAEGAAARLCVIAILLALVSLLLSEWLTRWGRKRLGL from the coding sequence ATGTTTCTCAGTGAGCCAGAATGGCAGGCCGTCGCCCTCAGCCTGAAAGTGTCCGTGGTCGCGGTCGCCTGTAGCCTGCCGTTTGGCATCCTGTTGGCCTGGATCCTGGTTCGTCGCCAGTTTCCCGGCAAAACCCTGCTCGACAGCGTTATCCACCTGCCGCTGGTGCTGCCCCCGGTGGTGGTGGGCTATCTGCTGCTGCTCGGATTCGGGCGCCGCGGATTTTTGGGGGAATATCTTTATGACTGGTTTGGCTTCAGCTTCGCCTTCAGCTGGCGCGGGGCGGCGCTGGCTTCGGCGGTGATCGCTTTTCCACTGATGGTGCGCGCCATCCGTCTGGCGCTGGAAGCAGTTGATAGCCGGCTGGAGCAGGCGGCGCGCACGCTGGGCGCCGGGCGCTGGCGGGTGTTCTTTACCATCACGCTGCCGCTGACCCTGCCGGGGATTATCGTCGGCACCGTGTTAGCCTTCGCCCGCTCGCTCGGCGAGTTTGGTGCCACCATTACTTTTGTCTCTAACATTCCCGGCGAGACGCGCACGCTGCCGTCCGCCATGTATACGCTGATTGAAACGCCCGGTGCGGAAGGGGCGGCGGCGCGTCTGTGCGTCATTGCTATCCTGCTGGCGCTGGTTTCATTGCTGCTTTCCGAATGGCTGACCCGCTGGGGTCGTAAGCGTTTAGGTCTCTGA
- a CDS encoding NADP-dependent oxidoreductase, translating into MPQDKQTNRRLLLASRPHGAPTEANFRLESQHVPQPAQGQVLLRTVWLSLDPYMRGRMSDAPSYVPPVALNEVMCGGTVAIVERSENPDFSAGDWVVSGNGWQDFALSDGRDLLKLSGPVLEHPSWALGMLGMPGFTAYMGLLDIGNPQPGETVVVAAATGAVGSLVGQIAKIKGCHVVGIAGGAEKCRYAEEKLGFDRCLDHRDDNLEQQLKRHCPDGIDVYFESVGGRVFDAILPLMNTKGRIPVCGLIADYNSTGVPAGPDRLPLLQSAILRKRLRVQGFIINQDYGHRFDEFFRQMSQWVAEDRLVFREHIVDGLDKAPETFIGMLQGENFGKVVIRVAGDRP; encoded by the coding sequence ATGCCACAAGATAAACAGACCAACCGCCGCCTGCTGCTGGCCTCACGCCCGCACGGTGCGCCGACCGAGGCGAACTTCCGCCTGGAATCTCAGCACGTGCCGCAGCCCGCTCAGGGACAGGTGCTGCTGCGCACCGTCTGGCTCTCCCTCGACCCTTACATGCGCGGGCGCATGAGCGACGCCCCTTCCTACGTTCCGCCGGTCGCGCTGAATGAGGTGATGTGCGGCGGCACGGTAGCGATTGTTGAGCGCTCAGAAAATCCTGATTTCAGCGCGGGCGACTGGGTGGTGAGCGGCAACGGCTGGCAGGATTTCGCGCTGTCTGACGGGCGAGACCTGCTTAAGCTCAGCGGCCCGGTGCTGGAACACCCTTCCTGGGCGCTGGGCATGTTGGGCATGCCGGGCTTCACCGCCTATATGGGCCTGCTGGATATCGGTAACCCGCAGCCGGGCGAGACGGTGGTGGTCGCGGCCGCCACGGGGGCTGTCGGTTCGCTGGTCGGGCAGATCGCCAAAATCAAGGGCTGCCACGTGGTCGGGATTGCGGGCGGTGCGGAGAAATGCCGCTACGCCGAAGAGAAGCTGGGCTTCGACCGCTGCCTGGATCACCGCGATGACAATCTGGAACAGCAGCTGAAGCGCCACTGCCCGGATGGTATCGATGTCTACTTTGAAAGCGTCGGTGGGCGGGTATTCGATGCGATATTACCTCTGATGAATACCAAAGGGCGCATCCCGGTCTGCGGGCTGATAGCCGACTACAACAGCACCGGCGTTCCTGCCGGCCCTGACCGTCTGCCGCTGCTGCAAAGTGCGATCCTGCGCAAACGCCTGCGCGTGCAGGGCTTTATCATTAACCAGGACTACGGCCACCGCTTTGACGAGTTTTTCCGCCAGATGAGCCAGTGGGTGGCGGAAGATCGCCTGGTGTTCCGCGAACATATTGTCGACGGTCTGGATAAGGCACCAGAAACCTTTATCGGCATGCTGCAGGGGGAAAACTTCGGCAAGGTGGTGATTCGCGTTGCGGGGGATCGGCCGTGA
- the bioA gene encoding adenosylmethionine--8-amino-7-oxononanoate transaminase — protein sequence MTPADLAFDRDHIWHPYTSMSAPLPCYPIVAAQETSLQLADGRQLVDGMSSWWSAIHGYNHPRLNRALQAQMAQMSHVMFGGITHPAAVALCRRLLAMVPQNLQCVFLADSGSVAVEVAMKMALQYWQARGEKRQRFLTLRHGYHGDTFAAMSVCDPQNSMHSLYQGYLPEHLFAPAPACRFDDEWQESDADALEQLIVAHHQQIGAVILEPIVQGAGGMRFYHPRYLQRVRALCDRYSLLLIADEIATGFGRTGRLFACEHAQIAPDILCVGKALTGGSMTLSATLTSRHVADTISQGTAGCFMHGPTFMGNPLACAVAAESLAILQENHWPAQVAAIESQLAAALLPLRDHPAVADVRVLGAIGVVETQRPVNMAAMQQFFVEQGVWIRPFGHLIYLMPPYIISPAALAQLTHAISEAIAHPALFN from the coding sequence ATGACCCCAGCCGATCTTGCCTTTGACCGTGACCACATCTGGCATCCGTACACCTCGATGTCCGCGCCGTTGCCCTGCTACCCGATCGTCGCCGCGCAGGAGACCTCGCTACAGCTGGCCGACGGGCGCCAGCTGGTCGACGGCATGTCGTCCTGGTGGTCGGCGATCCACGGTTATAACCATCCGCGCCTCAACCGGGCGCTGCAGGCGCAGATGGCGCAGATGTCACACGTGATGTTTGGCGGCATAACCCATCCGGCGGCGGTGGCGCTGTGCCGCAGGCTGCTGGCCATGGTGCCGCAGAATTTGCAGTGCGTGTTTTTGGCGGATTCCGGCTCGGTGGCGGTGGAGGTGGCGATGAAAATGGCGCTGCAATACTGGCAGGCGCGCGGTGAAAAGCGGCAGCGGTTTCTCACCCTGCGCCACGGCTATCACGGCGATACCTTCGCGGCGATGTCGGTGTGCGACCCGCAAAACTCGATGCACAGCCTGTATCAGGGCTATCTGCCCGAGCATCTGTTTGCCCCGGCCCCGGCCTGCCGCTTTGACGATGAGTGGCAGGAGAGCGATGCCGATGCGCTGGAGCAGCTGATCGTGGCACATCATCAGCAGATCGGCGCCGTCATCCTCGAACCGATCGTGCAGGGCGCGGGCGGGATGCGCTTTTATCATCCGCGCTATCTGCAACGGGTGCGCGCGCTGTGCGACCGCTATTCGCTGCTGCTGATTGCCGATGAGATCGCCACCGGTTTTGGCCGCACCGGCAGGCTGTTTGCCTGTGAACACGCGCAGATCGCCCCGGATATTCTCTGCGTTGGAAAAGCGCTAACCGGCGGCAGCATGACGCTCTCCGCCACGCTGACCAGCCGCCATGTGGCCGATACCATCAGCCAGGGCACTGCCGGCTGCTTTATGCACGGGCCAACCTTTATGGGCAATCCGCTGGCCTGCGCGGTGGCCGCCGAAAGCCTGGCGATACTGCAGGAGAACCACTGGCCTGCTCAGGTCGCCGCAATTGAAAGCCAGCTGGCCGCCGCGCTGCTGCCGTTGCGCGACCACCCTGCCGTGGCGGACGTGCGGGTGCTGGGCGCGATTGGCGTGGTAGAGACGCAGCGACCGGTGAATATGGCGGCGATGCAGCAGTTCTTTGTCGAACAGGGCGTGTGGATCCGTCCGTTTGGTCACCTGATCTACCTGATGCCGCCCTATATCATCTCCCCGGCGGCGCTGGCGCAGTTAACGCACGCCATCAGCGAAGCTATTGCTCATCCGGCCCTGTTTAATTAA
- the modA gene encoding molybdate ABC transporter substrate-binding protein, with product MSVNWNSWLAAAAVSLSVGGHAMAAENITVFAAASLTNALQDIASQYEKGKEVKIVSSFASSSTLARQIEQGAPADLFISADQQWMDYASGKKTIDDASRFTLLGNDLVLVAPTATQAQAVTISEKTDWKSLLKGQRLAVGDPDHVPAGIYAKEALQKLGAWQQVSPMLAPANSVRAALALVERDETPYGIVYGSDAIASKKVTVVGTFPQASHKPVEYPMAMVKDHNSASVTAFYNYLKGPQAAAVFKQYGFSPLTKSF from the coding sequence ATGTCTGTAAACTGGAACTCGTGGCTGGCTGCGGCGGCCGTCAGTCTGAGCGTTGGCGGCCACGCGATGGCGGCCGAGAACATCACCGTGTTTGCCGCCGCTTCCCTGACCAATGCACTGCAGGATATCGCCAGCCAGTATGAGAAAGGCAAAGAGGTCAAAATTGTCTCTTCTTTTGCTTCCTCGTCAACGCTGGCGCGCCAGATTGAGCAGGGCGCGCCGGCCGATCTGTTTATCTCCGCCGATCAGCAGTGGATGGATTACGCCTCCGGGAAGAAAACCATTGATGACGCCAGCCGCTTCACCCTGCTGGGCAACGATCTGGTACTGGTGGCGCCGACCGCGACGCAAGCGCAGGCCGTTACCATCAGTGAAAAAACCGACTGGAAAAGCCTGCTGAAAGGGCAGCGTCTGGCGGTTGGCGATCCGGATCACGTTCCGGCTGGGATCTACGCCAAAGAGGCCTTACAGAAACTGGGCGCCTGGCAGCAGGTCTCGCCGATGCTGGCCCCGGCTAACAGCGTGCGTGCCGCCCTGGCGCTGGTTGAACGTGATGAAACCCCTTACGGTATCGTGTATGGTTCAGACGCTATCGCCAGTAAAAAAGTGACGGTCGTCGGCACCTTCCCGCAGGCCAGCCACAAACCGGTGGAGTACCCGATGGCCATGGTGAAAGACCATAACAGCGCCAGCGTCACCGCGTTCTACAACTATCTGAAAGGGCCGCAGGCCGCAGCCGTGTTCAAACAGTATGGATTCTCCCCGTTAACCAAAAGCTTTTAA